The Eubacterium ventriosum genome includes the window TACTAGGACAGGAAGAAAGAGAAGAAACAGCTGACAGATATAAAGGGTTTGAAGATGCAATAAAAGATAGTGGCATGAAAGTTGCGTGGAAATATAATGGCATAGAAAATAAAGACATTGTTAAAATTGTAAATCGCAGGAGTAAAGTTGATGCAATAGTAGTGTTAGATAACTATTCACTAGATGATTTGGGTGAAAACGTCAGAGAGGATTCGTATAATGGTGCGAAAATATATGGTGTTGGAACTAATGTTGAGTCCCTTGTCCTTGTGGATTATGGAAAAGTGGAATGTGTGATAATTCCTGACGGATATGAAATGGGATATAAAAGTGTTAAGGAGATAACTGAAAGACTAAACCATACTTTTTATGTGATGAAAAGTACTAATGTGGAACACAAAATAGTTTATAAAAAAGATTTATTTACTACTGATATTGAAAGGTTTTTGTATTCATATGAATAAAAGAAAGAAAATTGTTGTATGTTTGATTTTAGGAATAATTCTAGTCTGCAATATTTGCGGTTGTCAAAGCAATAAAGAAGAGAAGAACAGCATACTTAGAGTAGGTATAGTGACTTATACACAGGATGATCCTTTTATAAATGCGTTAAAAGAACAGCTAAAAGGGAACTTAAAAACTATGGAAACGAAGGATATGAAGATAATGATCTCCGAAAGAAATGGAGACAATGACCAAAGGGATCAAAATGAAGCTGTTGAAGAGATGATTGATGCAGGATGCGATATAATGTGTATAAATTTAGTAGATAGAACAGAGCCTTCTAAGATTATAAAAATGGCAAGACAGAATAACATACCCGTTATTTTCTTTAACAGGGAACCGGTTAAAGAGGATTTGAAGCAATGGGATAAACTTTATTATGTAGGCTGTAATGCAGAACAGTCAGGTAAAATGCAGGGACAGATAGCAGCAAAATATATAAAAAAGAATAAAAAAGTTGATAAAAATTATGATGGAAAAATTCAATACGTATTATTGGAAGGTGAAGCGGGGCATCAGGATGCCATAAGTAGAACGGACTGTTCCGTAAAAACCATAATAGGCAAAGGTATAAAACTGGAAAAATTAAGTTATCAGTTTGCAGATTGGAATAGAGGACAGGCAGAAAACAAAACAAACCAATTAATTGAACAATATGGCGATAAGATAGAAATGATAATTTCCAACAATGATGAAATGGCATTAGGAGCATTGGAGGCATATAAAAAATCAAAATATGACAAGAAGCAGTGGCCGATTATTTTTGGAATTGACGGTTTGGATGATGCTTTAACAGCAATAAAGAATGGCGAAATGCAAGGAACGGTATACAATGACAAAGAAGATCAGGCATTAGAAATTTCACGATTAGTTGTAGATATTTATCAGGGCAATAGTATGAAAAATCATAATTTACAACTGGGAAAATATTATGTGTCTCAATACAAAAAAGTTGAAAAAAGCAGCATAGACAAATTCATAAAATAAAGGCGGGTCAATATATGTGGAATGAAAGGTTTAACAAAGAGTTTAAAGAAGAATCTAAGAAAGAGACAAATGAAAAGTCTAAAAACGAATTAAAAAAAGAACTTTTTGGAGAAGAGTTTTATGAAGAAATGGAACCGGAGAAAAGATTAGAAATTTTTCAAAAAAATATAGAGTCAGACAATAATAAAGAACTACGAGAATGCTTATGGACAGCAAGATATGGAAAAAGAAAGCCTAAAAAAGACTTATTCATAGGCTATCTTATGGAAATGAAATACATATCAGAAAGTGGTTCCACTGATGTAGGCGGAGCGAAAAGAAAACAGTTGTGCAAGATTATTAATAATTTGTGCATCGGCAACTATGAAATTCTGTCAGAGGAGCAGCGTGGCATTCTTAAAAATGAGCTAAAGAATACATTTAAAAAATTTATTCAGGTAAGTCGAGGAGGAAGAGGCTTCACTTCGGCAGTTTTTGGACTGGGACAGTTATCTGATGAGGGTATTGCAAAAAAGATAGCTGAACAAATAAGCAACATTGCATTCCTAACACCTCATATGTTCAGAATGGATAAAGAATTTAAAATCCTTCAGGCAGCAGCGCTGGAAGCATATAGGGAAGAATACCCCCATAGAGAACATTTTTTGAAAAAATAGGACAACCTTAGATTATACCAAAATACCCCACGGTTTGAGAAAATGAAAACCGCGGGGTATTTTTCTTTTGGCTTGAATAGTTACAGACTTAGAGTTTGCCTCATATATAGTACAAATCCCGAATAGTCTTGAAGTAATTCACCCCAAATCTCTCATATCAAGCGAAAATAAATGACAGAAAATGAAAAATAAAGAATTATTGATAATTCTATCTCAAATACCCAACAATCAGCATACATATTACACAAAAAATACAATTTGCATACTAAAAAAATAACATTATTGTTAGAAAAATCAAAAAACCGGAAAAAGGCAAAAATAACACAAAGCAAAAAGTGACAACAAATGAAACGTTTTTAACAACGAAAACTGTACAATATGCACAAAAGAAATATGTCTAAATTGTGAAAACCGTGAAAAATGTTGAAAATAGTTGACAGAAAATGAAAAGAGTACTACAATTATGCTATCAGATGAAAACAAATGACAAAACTTGAAAAAAAACAAAAGATAAAAGAAATAACAAAGAAAGGAAGGAAATATGAATTACGCAGGAAGATTTAATTCTTTTATATTAAAAGGTCAGAACGTATTTGATGCAATTAAGGCATATCACGAGATGGATGGCATTACACATTTAGAGTTTAACTACCCGGAACATTTTGCAGGATATGATTTAGAAGAAATCAAAAAGGCCATGGGTGATTTAAAAGTTAACGGATTGGCAGTTCGTTGGAGAAATGATTTCACAAACGGAGACTTAACAAATCCTGATCCGGAACTTAGAGAAAGAGCCATCAGATATTGTAAGGAAGCTACAGATATTTGTAGAGAACTTGGTGGAACATACATAACATTATGGTTAGAAAATGACGGTTTTGATTATGCGTTCCAAGTTGACTATGAAGAAGCATGGAACCAAATGATAGATGCTTTCAGAGAATTAGCAGATTATGCACCAGACATGAAATACAGCATCGAGTACAAACCATTTGAACCAAGAAACTTCTCAATGGTTGACAGCACAGGAATGACATTACTTCTTATTAAAGAGATAGACAGACAAAATGTAGGATGTACATTAGACTTCTGTCACATGTTAATGAAGAGAGATTCCCCGGCATACGGACTAGCACTTGCAGCAAGTATGGGAAAACTTTATGGATTACATATGAACGACGGATATTCACAGATGGACAGCGGAATGATATTTGGTTCAGTAAATATAGCTCACGCAGCTGAGTTTATCTACTATTTAAAGAAGTACAATTATCAGGGAGTTGTATTCTTCGATACATTCCCAATCAGAGAAAACGCAAAGCTTGAAACACAGGCAAACATCAATTCATTCGAAAAGATTTCAAAAATAATTGATGAAATCGGAATGGACAGAATAGCTGAAGTAGTATCTAAACGTGACGGAGTTGAGGCACAGCGCCTTGTTCTGGACATGTTAAAATAAAGAGAAAATAAAAAAAGAAAAAGGAGAACACACAAATGAGAAAGAAATTTTTAGCAGTTGCCCTTGCAGCAACAATGGTAATCGGTTTAGTTGGATGTGGAAATTCATCATCTAGCTCAAACAACGCAACAACAGCAGCCTCAAATGACAAACAGGCTACAGAGGAATTCAACCCTGATACAGTTAAAGATAGCAAGACTATCGAAGATATCCGTAAAGATAACGGAGACGAAGTAAAAGTTAAGGGTGGTTTAAAGATGGGTGCCATCGCAAAGTCATTCTCAAACGAATTCTGGCGTAACTTTAAAAATGGTTATGAACAGTCAGAAAAGGTACTTAAAGATGCAGGCGTAGACGTATCAATTAAGATTGACGGAACAACAGATGAAAGTGATGAAATCGGACAGCAGACAATGACAGACAACTTAGTAAACCAGGGTTACAACGCTTTAATGTTAAGCCCAATCTCAGATTCAAACTTAACAGCATCAGTTGATAACGCTAAAGGCAAAAAGATTCCTACAATTAACGTAAACGATGGATTAATCGCATCAGCAGATTACTTCGTAGGACCAGATGCTTACCAGAATGGTGAATTAGCAGCTGAATGGGTTTCAAAACAGCTTGGTGACAAAGGTGATGTAGCTATCGTAATCGGTATGGCAAAAGCTTTCGCAGCTCGTGAAAGAACAGCAGGATTCAAGGGATGGATCAAAGACAACAATTCAGGACTTAACGTAGTAGCAGAACAGAATGCTGACTGGGATAGACAGAAAGCTAAAGAATTAGCAAGCACATGGATTCAGCAGAACCCAGACTTAAAGGCTATCTTCTGTAACAATGATGATATGGCTTTAGGTGTAGTAGAAGCAGTTGAAGAAGCTAAGAAAGATATCTTAGTAGTAGGTGTTGATGGTATCGGTGAAGCTTATGACTCAATCAGAGCTGGTAAGTTAGATGCAACAGTTGATTCATTTGGTTACTATATGTCACAGGTTGCTACAGAAGTAACATTAAGAGTATTAGCTGGACAGGATATTCCTAGAGTAACACATACTCCACAGGCTCTTATCGATAAGACTAACGTAGATAAAGACGCAAAAGACATCATTGGTTGGACAGATCCAAAATATGTATCAGAATAGTTTAGACACAATAATTTAGAAGATTTGATTTGTAAAGTGGGAGAAAGGTAAAACTTTCTCCCACATATATAAAGGAGGAACGATTATGGCGAAGGCTGTTGAATTTGTTAAGATTAACAAACGCTTTCCGGGAGTACACGTCCTTAAAGATATCTCTTTTTCAGTAGAAGAAGGTGAAGTTCATGCATTGCTTGGTGAAAATGGTGCAGGAAAATCAACACTATTGAATATTTTGCATGGAGTTTATCCTGAATATGAAGGAGAGGTAAGACTTCATGGTGAAAAGGTAAGCTTTAAAGACACAAATGATGCTATTGTAAATGGCAAAATATCTAAGGTTCATCAGGAAACATTGGTAGTAAAAGATCTTACCGTTGGACAGAACGTAACAATGGGATATGAACCTAAAAAAGGAATCTTTATTGATTTCAAAAAAATGAATAAAGATGTAGACGTAATATTAGAAGACTTAAACTGTAACTTTAAATCATCAGATTTGGTTGCAACATTAACAGCAGGTGAAATGCAGATGTTAGCAATTGCAAGAGCATTATATCATCATTCAACGATTATATCTCTTGACGAGCCAACAGCTTCACTTACAACAAAAGAAACAGAAGCTTTGTTTGAAGTAGTAAGAAAACTTAAAAAACAGGGCGTAACAATATTATATGTAAGTCATAGATTGGAAGAAATTTTCCAGATTTGTGACAGAGCAACAATTCTTCGAGATGGAGAATATATCCAGACAATGGACATTGCAAGTACTACAAGAGATGAACTGATTCACGCAATGGTTGGTCGAAATGTTGCAGCAGTGGCATCAAGACTTAAACCTAGTCCAATGACAGATGAAGTAGTATTAAAAGTAGAACATTTATGTAATGAAAATTATAATGATGTAAGTTTTGAACTTCACAAAGGCGAAATCTTAGGATTCTTCGGATTAGTTGGAGCAGGAAGAACTGAAGTCATGAGAACACTGATTGGTGCAGATCAGAGAACATCAGGAAAGATTATTCTTAAAGGTAAAGAAGTAAAGAATGGCTGGAATACAACAAAAGCCTTAAAAGCCGGCATCGGTTTATTACCTGAAGACAGAAAAACACAGGGATTTATGAATCTTTCTAATAACTATGAAAATATAGCAATATCAAGCTTAGAGAAATATATGACAGGTCCATTTACAGACACAAAGAAGAAGATTAAAAACGCAGAAGTTTACTTCGAAGAAATGGACGTACATCCAAGACGTGTTGATTATATGACAAGCAACATGTCAGGTGGTAACCAGCAGAAAGTTATTTTGGCAAGATGGATGTCTACAGATGTAGATATAATTATCTTCGATGAACCTACAAAAGGTGTTGACGTAGGTGCTAAGGCAGAAATTTACAGACTTATGGAACAGTTAGTAGAAGATGGAAAGAGTATTATCGTAGTTTCATCAGAATTACCTGAAGCCATGGGTATAAGCGACAGAATGATAATTATGAGTGAAGGAAAAATAACAGCTGAGTTAACAAATAAGGTTGACTTTGTAGAAGATTCAATTCTTGATTTAGCAATTGGAGGTAATTAAAATGAAGAATATATGGAATAAATATAAACGTGAGTTTGTAGTATTGCTGGCAACCTTGGTTATGGCAGTTGTCTTTACAGTACTAAACAGTAACTTTTTAAATTATAACAACTTTGTAACTATTTTACAGCAGATGGTATTAAACGGTGTACTTGCAGTAGGTATGATGTTTACAATCATCACAGGTGGTATCGACCTTTCAGTAGGTTGTACATACGCAATTACAGGTATTATAGTTGCTTCATGTACAGTAAACTATGGAATGAATCCATTCCTTGGAATTTTAGTAGGACTTGTAGTTGGTGCAGTTCTTGGTGCATTTAACGGATTCTTAATTAATAAGATGAAGTTACAGCCATTTATCGCAACATTAGGTACAATGAGTTTATACAGAGGTCTTGCTTACGTAGTAACAGGTGGTGTACCTGTAACAAACGTTCCGGACTCATACAGAAACATCTTCAACGGAGAATTAGTTGGAGGAATCAGATACTACATTATAGTTATGGTAGTTGTATTCGTAGTAGCACACATTCTTTTATCAAAGATGAGAAGTGGTGATTACTTATATGCAGTAGGTGGAAACGAAGAAGCAGCTAAGTTATCAGGTGTTAACGTAGTTAAGACAAAATACATTGCATACATCTTCTGTGGTGTTTGCTCAGCAATTGCAGGTATGATTATGTTAGCAAGCTTAGGTTCAGCAGAAGCAACAGCAGGTAGCGGATATGAAACAAACGCAATCGCAGCAGCAGCTATCGGTGGAACAAGAATGGCAGGTGGTAAAGGTACAGCACTTGGAACATTCATCGGTGCATTAATGTTAGCAGTATTAAAAGTAGGTATGGTAGTTATCAACGTTGACTCATTCTGGCAGTTCGTTGTAACTGGTATTATTATCATCGTAGCTTCATACTTCGAATTCATTCAGCAGGACGTTGCAGGATTTATTTCAAGACATAAGAAAGCTGCAAACTAAAAAATAAACCGCAAAAAATTAATAAACATTGCGGCACTAATATATTTTCAATATGAATTGAATTATAATAAAGGCGCAGGGAAAAATAAACTTTGCGCCTTTATTCTTTTTAATAATAGGAAACAAAATAAGTTTAGAGTAGGAGGAAAATAAGGATGAATAAGAAAATCACAGTTATCGGAAGTTTAAACTATGATGTTATCTTAAAAATTCCAAGATTACCTTTTAAAGGTGAAACATTAACAGCCAACGGAGCAGCATTTAGTGCCGGCGGAAAAGGTGCTAATCAGGCAGTTCAGGCAGCAAAATTAAAAACTCCAACTTATATGGTAGGATGTGTTGGAACAGATGCATCAGCAGACTTTTTGGTTAACACAGCAAAAGAGTATGGTGTAAATGTTGATTATATTAGAAAAGTACCCGGAAGTAGTGGAATGGGAGTTATAAACGCAGTTGAAGACGGAAGCGTTTATGCATGTATCGTAAGAGGTGCAAACTTTGAGGTTACAAAGGAAGATGTAGACAATGCAATGCCTATTCTTAAAGAATCAGGTGTATGTATTCTACAGAACGAGATTCCGGTAGAAATTATTGTTTATGCAATTGATAAGGCAAAAGAAGCAGGATGTACAGTTGTATTAAATGCAGCACCTGCAATAGAATTACCTGAAGAATGTTTAAGTAAGGTAGACATTCTTGTAGTAAATGAAGTTGAGGCAGAATTTTACTGTCACGAAAAAATCGACTCAGTTGAAAAGGCAAAAACAGAAATTAAGAAAATGGCAGAAAAATACAATAATAATGTTATTTTCACACTTGGAAAAGATGGAGCAGTGGCTTACGAAAATGGAACAATTGAATTTATTCCGGCAATGAAAGTAGATGCGATTGAAACAACAGGAGCAGGAGATTCATATATCGGAGCAGTAAGTCATTCAATAATTGAAGGAAAGAGCCTGATTGAGGCTTGTAAGTTTGCAACTAAGTGTAGTGCAATTACAGTTTGCCGAATGGGAGCACAGCCTTCAATGCCAACTTTGGAGGACGTGGAATAAACCCCGATTATTATTGACATTTTTAACCATTGAAGGATATTATATAGGTATAACTGTAACGTTTTTATCGTTACGGTGACACACAGGAGGAAAAGATATGATACCTTATGAAAGAAGATTACAAATAGCAGAATTGCTTGAGCAGAATGAGGTTGTATCTTTGGATGAGTTTTGTAGATCTTTAGGGGGTGTCTCGGAATCGACAGTTAGAAGAGATTTAAAAACCATGGAGAAAGAGGGAGAGATAACATTACTAAGAGGTGGCGGAGCTTGTTTAAAAAGAGGCAGCTATGAAGTTCCTGTTCTTTCAAAGAAAAGTAAGAATGTCAAACAGAAGGATGGAATTGCTAAGGTTGCAGCAAGTCTTGTAAATGACGGTGATTCGATTTATATCGATTCAGGAAGTACAGCCTTAGATATGGTTAAATATTTAAAAGACAAAAACATAACAGTTGTAACAACAAATGCATTAATATGTTCAGAGTTGCAATCTCCTAATATTAAGTGTATTATAGCAGGTGGTGAAATCAATATTACTACTGCTTCAATTAGAGGAATTACAACAAACAACTTTTTAAAGAGTTACTATTTTGACAAAGCTTTTGTAGGAATATCCGGTTTCTCAAAAGAAGCAGGGTTTAACACACCGGATTTGTTAGAAGCTGAAAAGAAACGTATTGTCTGCAAGAATTCAGGCAAGGCGTATATAGTAGCCGACAGTAGCAAGTCTGGCAAAAGCACATTATGTAAGGTACTTGACTTAGAACAGGCAACTTTAATTTGTGACAAAGTGACAGATGTAGTTGAAGCTGCAGCAGAATATATTATTGCTGAATAGAATTGTAGTGCAAAAGACAGAGGTGAACAATATGAAAATTGGAATTGGAAATGATCATGTAGCAGTTGAAATGAAGAATGAAATCAAGGCATATCTTGAAGAAAAAGGACATGAAGTTGTAGATTTCGGTACAAATTCTTCTGAGAGATGTAATTACCCTGTATATGGCGAGGCAGTAGCCAATGCCATTGTTAACGGTGAAGTAGATTGTGGTGTTTTAATTTGTGGAACAGGTGTAGGAATTTCACTTTCAGCTAACAAGGTTAACGGAATTAGAGCCTGCGTATGTAGCGAGCCATATAGCGCAAGATTATCTAAGCAGCATAACAACACTAACATTATTGCATTTGGCGCAAGAGTTATTGGCATAGAACTTGCAAAAATGATAGTAGATGAATGGCTTAATGCAGAATATGAAGGTGGCCGTCATCAGGTTAGAATCGATATGATTAAAGACATCGAGGAAAAACAGAAACAGAAGTAATTTGCTATTTATAAATGGTAGATTATTAATGTAATAGTAATGTAACAGAAGAGTAATGGAATAAAAAGACAAGGAGAGATACTATGAAGATTAAAAACATTGAAAACCCTGAAGAATTTTTAAAGGTAATTGACAGTTGTAAAGGAAGAGTTGAATTAATAACAGATGATGGAGACAGATTAAACTTAAAATCAAAGTTATGTCAGTTAGTTTCATTGTCAACAATTTTCTCTTCAGCAGCTAAGATTCCTGAAATGGAAATTGTAGCTCATGAATTAGAAGATTCAAAGAAAATAATGGACTACTTAATGGGTTGCTAATTGATAAGATTACAGTGTAGAAATTTTAAATAGTATAGAAATAATTTTCTAAAAAGCGCGTTCAAAGAGACTTAAAAAGTCAAAAGACCTGTTGCACTTTAAACTTGGTGCGACAGGTCTTTTTTATTAATAGGAAAAATCTATTAATTTAAAATCCAACTGAGGATATAAACCTATACTTAATAAGCTTAGTGAAAAGATTAATCCTCTTCAATAACATAGAAGTCAAGATAGTCGAAATCTATTGATTCCACAAAACTGTCTGCATAAAATCTTGTTCGCGCAATACGTTTAAACTCGTTAATATTTGAATCAAGCCATATTGGATTGCTTAAATCAAATTCCTCGCAAATCTGTTCAAGAGCCATAAAAACCTTATGAGTTCTTGTCTCGTCAGGAATATCCAATTCAATAGTAGTGCTTTGTAACATTTTATTACTTTTAAAAGTACGTCCCCAAACTCTAAACATAATAATCTCCGTTCCATTAATATAGTATAAATAACATAATATAAATCCAAAGTAAGTGTAAGGGAAAACGGAGTAAAAGTAAAGAAAAAAGAAGTTAGACAAAACTAACGCATAAGTATAAGTTTAACTTTAAATATTGTTAGAATAATGATATACTTAGGGGTAATGAGCACTATAAATAAGTGAGAAATGTATGGTAGTCATAAACAAAAAAAGAGGGAAGAGATGAAATAGGCATAGCTGTTTATACCGTTTTAAGAAAAGCGGAATGGAGTATTATATGGGAAATAAAAGAAAGAAAAAATTACAGACTCAGGTAGGAAAATATTTAAAGGGACCGTTGTATTTTATTGCATTTTGGATAATGATTAATGTGATTACATATGCCATTGATGTAAGAGCAGGCGTAGTAATGAGTCTTGCCACATTTGTTTACATTATTTTAATGCTAAGCATAGCTATTAAGTATAATTCCAACGTAACTAAGAGACTTATAGACTTCGGAAGTGCTTACAGTCTGGTTCAACGACAGATGCTTAAGGAAATGGATGTGCCATATGGCCTTATTGACGAAAACGGAAAGATACTATGGACTAACAACCAGTTTGATACTTTATTTGAAAAGAGTGTTTTAAATAAGAACATTATGAATATTTTTGAAGGCATTAAGCCGGAATATTTGGTTTTTGATGACGAGAAACCTAATCACGTTAAGCTTAGTTATAAAGACAAATTATTTGCGGTAACATTAACCAAGTTTGAGCTGAAAAATGATTATGAGGACAGCGCCCTTAATCTTTTGGAAGAAAATAGCGGTCAGTTAATTTCCATTTATTTAAGAGATGAAACATTAATCAGCAAGCTGGAAAAAGAGACTAAGGAAGAACGACTTGTAACGGCAAATATTTATATTGATAACTATGACGAAGTGGTACAAAGTGTTGAAAACACACGAAGAACCCTTTTGGTAGCTTTAATAGACAGAAAGATTAATGTTTATTTTTCTCAATATGACGGAATTGTCAGAAAGCTTGAAAATGACAAGTATTTTGTAGTTTTCAAAACAAAATATATAAGCAAGATGCAGACTAACAAGTTTGCAATTCTTGACGAAGTAAAAACAGTTAATATAGGAAACAGCCTTCCTGTAACAATCAGTATCGGTATTGGTATGGGAGGAAACAGTCTGGTACAGAATTATGATTTGTCCACAACAGCCATTGACATGGCGCTTGGACGTGGCGGTGACCAGGCAGTGTTAAAAGACGGTAGTAAGGTTTATTATTACGGTGGAAAGACCAAATCAGTAGAAAAGAACACAAAAGTTAAATCAAGAGTAAAAGCCACAGCGTTTAGAGATTTGATTGAAACAAAAGAGAATCTTTATATTATGGGACATCATATAGGGGATAATGATTCCTTTGGCGCCGCAATAGGCTTATACAGAGTTGGAAAGACTATCGGAAAGAAGACGCACATTGTACTTGGAGATGTAAGTGGCAGTGTAGTTCCTTTAGTTGATGAATTTAAGAACTCAGACTCATATGATGAAGATATGTTTATTACAGGACCGGAAGCAGTTGCTGAAATGACTAAGAATGACGCCCTTATTATAGTTGACTGTAACAGAGCCTCATATACAGAATATCCTGAGCTTGTAAGAAGAGCCCAGTGTATAATTGTATTTGACCACCATAGACAGACAACGGATTGCATTGACAATGCCCAGCTTTCATATGTTGAGTTATCATCATCATCAACTTGTGAAATGGTTGTTGAAATAATGCAGTACATTAATGAAACAGTTAAGCTTACAAAGCTTGATGCAGAGGCTTTATATGGCGGTATTATGGTTGATACAAACAACTTTATAAACCGTACAGGTGTAAGAACTTTTGAAGCGGCAGCATATTTGAAGAAGAATGGTGCAGATGTTGCAAGAGTAAGAAGAATGTTCAGGGATGATTTGTCAGATTACAAGGCTAAGGCATTGGCAATTCAGAATACTGAAATCTTTATGGATGGATACGCATTGTCAGTATGTAGTCCACAGGGTGCATCTTC containing:
- a CDS encoding DHH family phosphoesterase, yielding MGNKRKKKLQTQVGKYLKGPLYFIAFWIMINVITYAIDVRAGVVMSLATFVYIILMLSIAIKYNSNVTKRLIDFGSAYSLVQRQMLKEMDVPYGLIDENGKILWTNNQFDTLFEKSVLNKNIMNIFEGIKPEYLVFDDEKPNHVKLSYKDKLFAVTLTKFELKNDYEDSALNLLEENSGQLISIYLRDETLISKLEKETKEERLVTANIYIDNYDEVVQSVENTRRTLLVALIDRKINVYFSQYDGIVRKLENDKYFVVFKTKYISKMQTNKFAILDEVKTVNIGNSLPVTISIGIGMGGNSLVQNYDLSTTAIDMALGRGGDQAVLKDGSKVYYYGGKTKSVEKNTKVKSRVKATAFRDLIETKENLYIMGHHIGDNDSFGAAIGLYRVGKTIGKKTHIVLGDVSGSVVPLVDEFKNSDSYDEDMFITGPEAVAEMTKNDALIIVDCNRASYTEYPELVRRAQCIIVFDHHRQTTDCIDNAQLSYVELSSSSTCEMVVEIMQYINETVKLTKLDAEALYGGIMVDTNNFINRTGVRTFEAAAYLKKNGADVARVRRMFRDDLSDYKAKALAIQNTEIFMDGYALSVCSPQGASSPTIVGAQAANELLNVKNVKASFVCTPYNDQVYISARSIDKINVQVIMEQFGGGGHMNLAGAQVRNKTTGEVIVMLKKVIETMIEEGEI